The genomic DNA GGCCCGGCGGACCGGCCGTCATCGATGACCGGCGGCACGTCCGGCATGTTCGCCAGCTCGTCGGCGGGATTCCAGGCCGGGCCACCCACCGTGCCGCGCGCCAGAGCGGCGACGGCGGCGAGATCGATGTGCGTGGCCACCAGATCGGTCATGGCGGCGACCGCCGTGGTGGCCGCGGACCCGTGCTCGACAGCCGGGATCAGGCCGAGATGGCGTGAAGGGACTTCCAGTTCGGCCATGCGCGGCAGCGCCCCGAGCACCGGCAGCCCGACGCGAGCGCAGGCCGCGCGCAGCACGTGCTCGTGGCGTTCGCTGCCGACCCGGTTGAGGATCACACCGCCCAGCCGGATACCGCTGTCGAAGGTCGCGAAGCCGTGCAGCAGCGCGGCCAAGCTCTGGCTGTGCCCGCGGGCGTCCACCACCAGCACGACCGGCGCGCCCAGCAGACTCGCCACCTGCGCGGTCGACCCTTCGGCCACCGGACGGACGTCATCGTCGTCGATGCGGCCGTCGAACAAACCCATCACGCCTTCGACGACTGCCAGGTCACAGCCGTCGCTACCGTGCCGATACAGCGACGCCACCCGGTCCGCGCCGACCAGCACCGGGTCGAGGTTGCGGCCGGGACGACCGGCCGCCAGCCCGTGGTAACCGGGGTCGATGTAATCCGGGCCGACCTTGAACGGCGCGACGCGATGCCCCGCCCGCCGCAAGGCGCCGATCAAACCTGTGGCCAGCGTGGTCTTCCCGCTGCCCGACGCCGGTGCGGCGATCACCACCGCCGGCGCGGCGCGGCCGCCCGTCGGCGCGGACGCCGCGGCGCCGTTCACCACTCGATGCCGCGCTGGCCCTTGCGGCCGGCGTCCATCGGGTGTTTGACCTTGGTCATCTCGGTCACCAGGTCGGCGGCGTCCAGCAGCGCCTGCGGGGCGTCGCGCCCGGTGATCACGACGTGCTGATTACCCGGCCGATCGACAAGGGTGGCGACCACTTCGTCGATGTCCACCCA from Nocardia higoensis includes the following:
- a CDS encoding cobyrinate a,c-diamide synthase encodes the protein MNGAAASAPTGGRAAPAVVIAAPASGSGKTTLATGLIGALRRAGHRVAPFKVGPDYIDPGYHGLAAGRPGRNLDPVLVGADRVASLYRHGSDGCDLAVVEGVMGLFDGRIDDDDVRPVAEGSTAQVASLLGAPVVLVVDARGHSQSLAALLHGFATFDSGIRLGGVILNRVGSERHEHVLRAACARVGLPVLGALPRMAELEVPSRHLGLIPAVEHGSAATTAVAAMTDLVATHIDLAAVAALARGTVGGPAWNPADELANMPDVPPVIDDGRSAGPLVAMAGGPAFTFGYAEHREVLAAAGARVVVFDPLRDELPAGTAGLVLPGGFPEEHAAALAANTPLLEQIRAQAADGVPIHAECAGLLYLTRSLDGHAMAGVVDAEAEFGPRLILGYRDAVAVADSPLWRAGERVRGHEFHRTRLVRADNSRPAWGWRDPAGAAVREGLIIHRVHASYLHTHPAGNPAATARFVASAAEYATTRAAR